A genomic window from Plutella xylostella chromosome 23, ilPluXylo3.1, whole genome shotgun sequence includes:
- the LOC105383944 gene encoding acetyl-CoA acetyltransferase, mitochondrial isoform X1 — protein MIFQKGSRIISIRMRPATKFWSAMASYATKVSLNEVVIVSAVRTPIGSFRGSLASLSAPELGAVAAKAAIERAGIPKEEIKEVYFGNVVSANVGQAPARQVSMGAGLPKSTICTTINKVCSSGMKSIMLAAQGLQTGAQDVMLAGGMESMSNVPYYLKRGETPYGGVQLTDGIVHDGLTDVYNKFHMGNCAENTAKKMGITREQQDEYAISSYKRSAEAYKNKAFADELVPVPVPQKRGAPPVIFAEDEEYKRVNFEKFTKLATVFQKENGTVTAGNASTLNDGAAAVVLMTADAAQRLNVTPIARIVGFADGECDPIDFPIAPAVAIPKLLEKTGVKKEEVALWELNEAFSVVAVANQKILDLDASKINVHGGAVSIGHPIGMSGARIVVHLCHALKKGEKGVAAICNGGGGASSIMIEKL, from the exons ATGATTTTTCAAAAAGGAAGCAGAATAATTAGCATTAGAATGCGTCCAGCAACCAAG TTTTGGAGCGCCATGGCGTCGTACGCAACGAAGGTTTCCCTGAACGAGGTGGTGATTGTCTCTGCCGTGAGGACTCCCATTGGTTCCTTCAGAGGCAGCCTGGCGAGTCTCTCCGCGCCGGAGCTGGGCGCCGTCGCTGCCAAGGCGGCGATAGAGAGAGCTGGCATTCCTAAAGAAGAAATAAAAGAG gtatATTTTGGAAATGTTGTCTCAGCAAATGTGGGTCAGGCTCCAGCAAGGCAAGTGTCCATGGGAGCCGGCCTCCCAAAGAGCACAATCTGCACCACCATCAACAAGGTATGCTCGTCCGGCATGAAGTCCATCATGCTCGCCGCACAGGGACTCCAGACTGGAGCCCAGGATGTCATGCTGGCCGGTGGAATGGAATCCATGTCCAATGTACCATATTACTTAAAGAGGGGAGAAACACCATACGGAGGTGTGCAATTAACTGATGGCATTGTCCATGATGGACTCACAGATGTCTACAACAAATTCCACATGGGAAACTGTGCTGAGAACACCGCCAAGAAAATGGGCATCACCAGAGAACAGCAGGATGAATATGCCATCAGCAGCTACAAGAGAAGCGCTGAAGCTTACAAGAACAAAGCATTCGCAGATGAGCTGGTCCCAGTGCCAGTGCCTCAGAAGAGGGGAGCCCCTCCTGTCATATTTGCTGAAGATGAAGAATACAAACGAGTCAACTTTGAGAAGTTCACCAAACTAGCCACAGTATTCCagaaagaaaatggcacaGTAACAGCTGGGAATGCCTCAACCCTGAATGACGGAGCTGCAGCTGTTGTTCTAATGACAGCCGATGCTGCTCAGAGACTGAATGTAACGCCCATTGCTAGAATAGTTGGATTTGCTGATGGAGAGTGTGATCCCATTGACTTCCCCATTGCCCCAGCTGTAGCTATCCCTAAGCTGTTAGAGAAGACTGGTGTGAAGAAGGAAGAAGTAGCTTTGTGGGAGCTGAATGAGGCATTCAGTGTGGTTGCTGTTGCTAACCAGAAGATCCTAGATCTGGATGCTTCCAAGATAAATGTCCATGGTGGTGCTGTGAGCATTGGCCATCCAATCGGTATGTCTGGAGCCAGAATAGTAGTCCACTTATGTCATGCTCTTAAGAAGGGAGAGAAAGGTGTAGCAGCCATTTGCAATGGAGGTGGTGGTGCCTCTTCCATTATGATTGAGAAATTGTAA
- the LOC105383944 gene encoding acetyl-CoA acetyltransferase, mitochondrial isoform X2: MASYATKVSLNEVVIVSAVRTPIGSFRGSLASLSAPELGAVAAKAAIERAGIPKEEIKEVYFGNVVSANVGQAPARQVSMGAGLPKSTICTTINKVCSSGMKSIMLAAQGLQTGAQDVMLAGGMESMSNVPYYLKRGETPYGGVQLTDGIVHDGLTDVYNKFHMGNCAENTAKKMGITREQQDEYAISSYKRSAEAYKNKAFADELVPVPVPQKRGAPPVIFAEDEEYKRVNFEKFTKLATVFQKENGTVTAGNASTLNDGAAAVVLMTADAAQRLNVTPIARIVGFADGECDPIDFPIAPAVAIPKLLEKTGVKKEEVALWELNEAFSVVAVANQKILDLDASKINVHGGAVSIGHPIGMSGARIVVHLCHALKKGEKGVAAICNGGGGASSIMIEKL; this comes from the exons ATGGCGTCGTACGCAACGAAGGTTTCCCTGAACGAGGTGGTGATTGTCTCTGCCGTGAGGACTCCCATTGGTTCCTTCAGAGGCAGCCTGGCGAGTCTCTCCGCGCCGGAGCTGGGCGCCGTCGCTGCCAAGGCGGCGATAGAGAGAGCTGGCATTCCTAAAGAAGAAATAAAAGAG gtatATTTTGGAAATGTTGTCTCAGCAAATGTGGGTCAGGCTCCAGCAAGGCAAGTGTCCATGGGAGCCGGCCTCCCAAAGAGCACAATCTGCACCACCATCAACAAGGTATGCTCGTCCGGCATGAAGTCCATCATGCTCGCCGCACAGGGACTCCAGACTGGAGCCCAGGATGTCATGCTGGCCGGTGGAATGGAATCCATGTCCAATGTACCATATTACTTAAAGAGGGGAGAAACACCATACGGAGGTGTGCAATTAACTGATGGCATTGTCCATGATGGACTCACAGATGTCTACAACAAATTCCACATGGGAAACTGTGCTGAGAACACCGCCAAGAAAATGGGCATCACCAGAGAACAGCAGGATGAATATGCCATCAGCAGCTACAAGAGAAGCGCTGAAGCTTACAAGAACAAAGCATTCGCAGATGAGCTGGTCCCAGTGCCAGTGCCTCAGAAGAGGGGAGCCCCTCCTGTCATATTTGCTGAAGATGAAGAATACAAACGAGTCAACTTTGAGAAGTTCACCAAACTAGCCACAGTATTCCagaaagaaaatggcacaGTAACAGCTGGGAATGCCTCAACCCTGAATGACGGAGCTGCAGCTGTTGTTCTAATGACAGCCGATGCTGCTCAGAGACTGAATGTAACGCCCATTGCTAGAATAGTTGGATTTGCTGATGGAGAGTGTGATCCCATTGACTTCCCCATTGCCCCAGCTGTAGCTATCCCTAAGCTGTTAGAGAAGACTGGTGTGAAGAAGGAAGAAGTAGCTTTGTGGGAGCTGAATGAGGCATTCAGTGTGGTTGCTGTTGCTAACCAGAAGATCCTAGATCTGGATGCTTCCAAGATAAATGTCCATGGTGGTGCTGTGAGCATTGGCCATCCAATCGGTATGTCTGGAGCCAGAATAGTAGTCCACTTATGTCATGCTCTTAAGAAGGGAGAGAAAGGTGTAGCAGCCATTTGCAATGGAGGTGGTGGTGCCTCTTCCATTATGATTGAGAAATTGTAA
- the LOC105383974 gene encoding exportin-4 translates to MDNSIQTLEAAAQMLMAPPNLVSSEQRHQAESVFMEFRSTKNPYQLCREILEKSSSDYVLFEAAGLLKTALIREWSLLTESDISSLREYLLNYLMRKETPPFLREKLLQTIAIIIKRGSIDDGGRERKALLGELEKIIISSPIGQQKLACSLILAIMQEYAITVKSADVGLIWEIHFRLKKSFEAMDLKRIFRFTVGVLEQIVRSGHRPEGEQALLTKQLLTIVETVLCWGQVSPLLPKRLIGVFEAVYESDTAPALRLSLNWRDTILQPEVIALFFDIHMYVRSNPDLANPSLTCLVQLASLSGIVVSDANLKKQYLENYVNSFLNMMSNIQPFDREMLGISDIYRRLIQFFSPSMVAALPPAFLQNLTSLTCHCIRGSVIEEVANDDTVWRESLNKFLHTWSSLVHDTEGYSTEALQNPCIEVFNTYLQSRLAPPDGTRGTENSEASCDDIKDDIEEDERKQHSNVLLTIGAVARKAPAHCCHVLFTLLQDRSKRLESQLQLMHMGKLPVSGGEQLVSLFEDLHWILMITGHFIAIDCTEGETVMIPPEIIHYSLVENCSIDASLKYLVGETTSTENVDPIIKILGEILRVSAWECAALEAGLSSVFSPELSATMSWLLKIWANSYLMLQPNLYSEMSAVLECAWGRQSMGVAWGVSRLVARAGSCLRHLSAQPAAATQAMQLLTTLASIQCKQNPIASCEEFLALVAWEAAGSNLPGEQRKELHRAFAIAATYAEGDVRNRLIQGTVALKEKLMNIINMDSDTEPVRNMLADTLDCFIGVTEGVHEVGTMDEQLAILLSVLQCVPRIVYRYHNYSGVVLPALALLAKNAKRMLHSTLHTNKTEYLEVCNTTFEVYVRWNSGKISSIPQDAEEEAYEDICALMEVICSIARCGVDAQAGGSCATGVRLVLPLITTQLLALPRLAHIAYRMLRDLVAADQITNLPIEDFNMVVNALRVGLTAVSCDVSTLCCDTIVGLSTKARTLGDDNPYAISLLTLAELLLMLIIKMEIPPDSIPAAGAAIYALTCVKPALLEGLARQLIEAFAVNDPANVPRLEEAFGILTNGVLFDGLRPHKIRFQDNFDKFLASVHGFLIVK, encoded by the exons ATGGACAACTCAATACAAACACTGGAGGCTGCCGCACAGATGTTGATG GCTCCACCTAATTTGGTGTCATCGGAACAACGGCACCAAGCCGAGAGTGTCTTTATGGAGTTCCGAAGCACGAAGAATCCATACCAACTATGTCGAGAGATACTGGAGAAATCATCCTCTGACTATGTGCTGTTTGAGGCTGCTGGGCTACTGAAGACTGCTCTCATTAGAGAGTGGAGCCTCCTGACTGAAAGTGACATTTCCTCACTAAGGGAATACTTGCTGAATTATCTCATGAGGAAAGAGACACCACCATTTCTACGAGAGAAACTCTTACAA ACTATTGCCATCATCATCAAACGAGGCAGCATAGATGATGGGGGGAGGGAAAGAAAGGCTTTGCTTGGtgaattagaaaaaataatcattagtTCTCCAATAGGTCAGCAGAAGCTGGCATGCTCCTTGATCCTGGCCATCATGCAAGAGTATGCCATCACTGTGAAATCTGCTGATGTGGGCCTTATATGGGAAATACATTTCAGACTGAAGAAGTCATTTGAAGCAATGGACCTGAAAAGGATTTTTAGGTTCACTGTTGGAGTCCTAGAGCAGATTGTAAGATCTGGCCACCGCCCTGAGGGTGAACAAGCCTTGCTTACAAAACAACTGTTAACTATTGTTGAGACAGTGCTGTGTTGGGGCCAGGTCTCCCCACTGTTGCCGAAAAGACTGATTGGTGTTTTTGAGGCAGTCTACGAGAGTGACACAGCCCCAGCTTTAAGGCTGAGTTTGAATTGGAGAGACACAATTTTGCAGCCAGAGGTCATTGCCCTGTTCTTTGACATTCACATGTATGTCAGATCCAACCCTGACCTTGCTAACCCGTCTCTAACATGTCTGGTGCAACTGGCTAGCTTGAGCGGCATTGTGGTGTCTGACGCCAACTTGAAAAAGCAATATCTAGAGAATTACGTAAATAGCTTCCTGAACATGATGAGCAACATTCAGCCATTTGACAGAGAGATGCTTGGGATATCTGATATTTACCGGAGACTCATACAGTTCTTCTCCCCATCCATGGTGGCGGCACTGCCTCCAGCATTTCTGCAGAACTTAACTTCATTGACGTGTCATTGTATCAGAGGATCTGTGATTGAAGAAGTG GCTAATGACGACACAGTATGGAGAGAGTCCCTGAACAAATTCCTGCACACATGGAGCTCGCTGGTTCACGACACTGAGGGCTACTCTACTGAGGCGCTCCAGAACCCCTGCATAGAGGTCTTCAACACCTACCTGCAGAGCAGATTGGCACCACCTGATGGGACTAG GGGCACAGAGAACAGCGAAGCTTCCTGCGACGACATAAAGGACGACATAGAAGAGGATGAACGCAAGCAGCACAGCAATGTGTTGCTGACTATAGGCGCGGTGGCGAGGAAGGCGCCGGCGCACTGCTGTCATGTGCTGTTCACTCTGCTGCAGGATCGGAGCAAGAG GTTGGAGTCGCAGCTACAATTGATGCACATGGGCAAGTTGCCAGTGAGCGGCGGAGAACAATTAGTCAGCCTCTTCGAAGACTTGCACTGGATTCTCATGATTACCG GCCACTTCATAGCGATAGACTGCACGGAGGGCGAGACGGTGATGATCCCTCCGGAGATCATCCACTACAGTCTCGTAGAGAACTGCAGCATCGACGCGTCACTCAAGTATCTGGTGGGCGAGACCACTTCGACGGAGAATGTCGATCCCATCATCAA GATACTAGGCGAGATTCTCCGAGTAAGCGCTTGGGAGTGCGCCGCGCTAGAAGCGGGCCTGAGCTCGGTGTTCAGCCCGGAATTGTCGGCGACCATGTCGTGGCTGCTGAAGATCTGGGCCAACTCGTACCTGATGCTGCAGCCGAACTTGTACTCTGAG ATGTCAGCAGTGCTCGAGTGTGCCTGGGGCCGGCAGTCCATGGGCGTGGCGTGGGGCGTGTCCCGCCTCGTGGCGCGCGCCGGCTCGTGCCTGCGCCATCTGAGCGCAcagcccgccgccgccacacAAGCCATGCAGTTATTGACTACTCTAGCTTCTATACAGTGCAA ACAAAACCCCATAGCGAGTTGCGAAGAGTTCCTGGCTCTGGTGGCGTGGGAGGCGGCGGGGAGCAACCTGCCCGGCGAACAGAGGAAAGAGCTGCATAGAGCCTTCGCTATAGCCGCTACATATGCTGAGG gCGATGTGCGCAACCGACTTATCCAGGGTACCGTGGCGTTGAAGGAGAAACTGATGAACATCATCAACATGGACTCCGACACGGAACCCGTCAGGAATATGCTGGCTGACACGTTGGACTGCTTTATAGGAGTCACTGAAGGTGTTCACGAG GTGGGCACAATGGACGAGCAGCTAGCCATCCTACTCTCAGTACTCCAATGTGTGCCGCGCATAGTGTACCGCTACCACAACTACAGCGGCGTCGTGCTGCCGGCGCTCGCACTGCTGGCCAAGAACGCCAAGAGGATGCTGCACTCCACCCTGCACACCAACAAGACCGA ATACCTCGAAGTTTGCAACACAACATTTGAAGTGTACGTGAGATGGAACTCCGGCAAAATATCCAGCATCCCACAAGACGCGGAAGAGGAAGCTTATGag GACATATGCGCCCTAATGGAGGTAATCTGCAGCATCGCCCGCTGCGGCGTCGACGCTCAGGCCGGCGGGAGTTGCGCCACCGGAGTGAGGCTGGTGCTGCCCCTCATCACCACACAGTTACTGGCACTGCCGAGACTGGCGCATATAGCTTACCGGATGCTGAGGGACCTTGTGGCTGCTGATCAG ATAACCAACCTCCCGATAGAAGATTTCAACATGGTGGTAAACGCTCTACGCGTCGGCCTGACAGCTGTTTCCTGCGATGTGTCTACTCTGTGTTGCGACACCATCGTGGGCCTGTCCACCAAAGCCAGGACTCTGGGAGACGACAACCCATACGCTATATCACTTCTCACATTAGCTGAACTACTACTGATGTTGATAATAAAGATGGAAATACCGCCGGATTCCATACCAGCGGCCGGTGCCGCCATTTATGCGCTGACTTGTGTGAAACCAGCACTTTTAGAAGGCTTAGCGCGACAATTGATTGAAGCTTTTGCCGTCAATGACCCCGCTAATGTCCCCAGACTAGAGGAAGCCTTTGGAATACTAACTAATGGGGTACTTTTCGACGGACTCAGACCACACAAGATACGCTTCCAAGATAACTTCGACAAATTCCTGGCAAGCGTACACGGCTTTCTTATTGTCAAGTAA